Sequence from the Clostridium butyricum genome:
TATGTTGATTTAGAAGAGTTCACTGTTAATTTAGCTGATGAAGGCGGTAAAAGATACTTTAAGGGAGAACTATCTGTAGGTTATGATAAATCAAACAAAAAAATGGCAGAAGAAATAACAGCCAATACAGTAGTAATAAGAGATACAATTATATTTTACTTTAAAGGACAAAAGGCAGATTTTATAAATAATATCAATAATGAACAAAAAATTAAAGATGATTTGATTGTAGCTATAAACAAACAATTACAAAAAGGTAAAATAACTGATATTAGATTTAAGAATATGATAGTTCAATAAGGTAAAGTTATGGATTTTGAATTTTTAAAGATGTGTATCCAACTTTTTATAGCTTTAGGGATAACACTAGGAATTATATTTTTAAGTTATAAGATACTGGGAACAAAAGTTGAAAGTATAAATAATAATAAATATGTAAAAGTCATAGAAAGAACTCAAGTAACAAAAGATAATGCAATTTTAGTTGTTAAAGTTGGAAAAAAGGGTTATGTAATGACATGTTCTGGGAGCAGTATGGAAAGGCTTTCAGAACTATCACAGGAAGAAATTAATGAAATAGAAGAAAATAAGAAAAGATATAATAAGGAAATTATGGATGGATACAACAAAGTTGTTTCAGCATCTAAAAATAATGTTTCTAAGGTATTAAAGAATATAAGATCAAAGGAAGAGAAACATGAGAAATAAGAGAAAAATGTTATTTATGTTTGCAGCAGCATTTTGCTTTTTTATGATATTTGCTATAAAGGTTCATGCAGCTCCAACGACTACAGATATACCACAAGTTAATATTTCTTTTGGAGATGGTTCAGATTCTCCAAAAGATTATGTAACTAATATTAGATTACTTATATTTTTTACAGTACTTGCATTGCTTCCATCAATTGTAATAATGGTGACTAGCTTTACAAGAATAGTAGTTGTATTTTCGTTCTTAAAAACAGCTATAGGTGTAACTCAATCGGTTCCGAACCAAATTCTTACAGGGCTTGCTATCTTTCTTACTTTTTTTATAATGCAGCCCGTTTATAGTCAAATGAATACTAATGGTATTCAACCTTATCTTGAAAACAAGATAACACAAGAACAGGCTATTGATGAAATATCAAAGCCTTTAAAAGAGTTTATGGCAAAAGAAACTAGACAGGATGACCTAGAACTTTTTATTGATATTAACAATGTTGACAAACAAAGTATTGCTGAAGCTAAAGATATACCTTTTACATCCTTAGTACCAGCATTTGCAATTAGTGAACTTAGAACAGCATTTGAAATTGGATTTTTAATATTCTTACCATTTTTAGTTATAGATATGGTAGTGGCAAGTGTTTTAATGTCAATGGGTATGTTTATGCTACCACCTACAACAGTAGCGCTTCCATTTAAACTAATATTATTCGTAATGGTAAATGGATGGCATCTATTAGTAGAACAACTGATAAAAAGTTTTATGTGAGGTGTAATATAATATGAGTGAAATAATGCTAAATGGAGTTGTGAAAGATACAATAGTAACAGCAATAAAAGTTGGAGCACCAATTCTTATTGTGGTTCTTGTACTTGGTCTTATAATAAGTATTATTCAAGCAACTACACAGATTCAGGAACAGACATTAACATTTGTACCTAAATTAATAGCAACTGCAATTGTAGGATTAATGCTTGGAAATTGGATGCTTCACACAGTTGTGTCATTTACAAATAGAATATTTGATATGATTTCAAGGATATCATCATAAGGAGGTAAGCATTTTGATTGATTTAGCTTACTTTCTAGGAATATTTTTAATATTTCTAAGGATAAGTTCTTATTTTGTAGCAACAAAAATATTTTTTCCAAGTGGGACTCCAATTATGTTTAAAACAGGTTTTTCTATGATATTATCATATGGGATAATTTCTGGAGTTGACCACAATACAGTACTGGCAATTGATAGCAATTATATGATTGCATTTTATATTATCAGTGAAGTATTAACTGGTTTAATATTAGGATACATAACAAATTTAGTTTTTCAGGCAGCAAAGCTTGCTGGAAGCTGGATAGATATTCATGCAGGATTTTCAATGGTTACAGTATTAGATCCTGCAACACAAACATCAACTACTCTTATGGGGAATTTATTTTATTTTGTTTCCCTAGTATTCTTTTTTATGATTAATGGTCAAGAATTAATTGTAAAATCAATATATGAAAGTATTAGTATTGTGCCATTAGGACATACAATAGTTTATCAGGAAACTGTTATGGGAGCTGCTGAGACAATAGTAGATTTTTTTGTACTAGGTGTTAAAATAGCCCTACCAATAGTTTTAATAATAGTTATGACTGATATTTGTTTAGGCCTTATAACAAGGACAGTACCTACAATACCAATAATGATTTTTGGTATGCCTATAAAAAATATACTTGGATTTATAACATTTTTAATAATAATGCCAACAATGCTTAAGATTATTGGAACTGCTATATATGAACTTCCAGATATATTCAACAAAATATTTAAACTCATACCAGTAGTACCACTGGCGTTTGTCTTTGCCAGTGATGATAAAACAGAAGAAGCTACACCTAAGAAAAAATCGGATTCTAGAAAAAAAGGTCAGATTGCAAGAAGTAAAGATGTTGGTGTGGCTCTAACTATGGTAGTATGTACAATTGCTGTTTCAGCTTGCTGGAATATGATGATAAATGGATTTAAAGAAGTAATGATTTATTTTTTACAATTACCTACGTTAGATAATTTTGATAAACTTTCATTAACAGGAATATCAATAACAGTAATAATGAGAGTTGCCTATGGATTGTTACCAATAGCCTTACCAATCATGGTTGGAGGGATTATTGCTAGTTTAATGCAGACTGGATTTTTGATAACAGGAGAACCTTTAAAACCTTCTTTTGGGAAATTAAATCCATTATCGGGAATAAAAAATATGATTTCAAAGAGAAGTCTTGTTGATTTATGTAAAAATCTTATAGTAATATCAATTGTAAGTATTATTGCATATAGATATATTTCTTCTAATTATCAACAAATAATTTCTATGTCCAATATATATTTGCCAAGTCTTAATGTAGAAATTAAAAATCTTGTTTTGGGTATTTTTAAACAAATATGTATAGTTCTTATTGTAATAGCAGCTATTGATTATTTTGTTCAGTTTAAAATGCATAATCAAGATTTAAAGATGTCAAAGCAGGAAGTTAAAGAAGAATATAAACAACAAGAAGGGGATCCACAGCTTAAAGGGAAAATAAAGCAGAAGCAGAGGGAAATGAGTAGACAGAGAATGATGCAGTCAGTATCTGATGCTACAGTAGTAATTACAAATCCTACTCACCTTGCTATTGCGTTAAAATATGAAGAAGGTACAGATATGGAAGCACCAAAGGTTCTTGCAAAAGGTGCTGATTATTTAGCTTTAAAAATAAAATCAATTGCAAAGGAAAATGAAATTCCGATAATTGAAAATAAACCACTTGCAAGAATGATGTATGATAAAGTAGAAATTGATAGTGATATACCACCAGAATTATATCAAGGGGTAGCAGAAATACTTGCAATTGTTATGAAAATTAAAAAATAGAAAATATATAGAAAATCAAAAGCAATGAACAATTATAATAAACAAGTGACATTTTATAAAACAGGAAACTTTATTTAATAAATAATTTAATATATTCATTTTGAATATATTCTCAAATTGTCAATTGTCAATTGTCCACTGTCAATTAAAAAAGAGGGATGTGTGAATTTTGTTAGGAGAGAAGAGGCTTGACATAAAAAGTAATTTAGATGTGGTAATAGCATTTGGAGTTATTGGAATTGTACTTATGATAATTATTCCATTACCAAAAATTATGCTAGATTTGCTACTAGCTTTAAATATAACTATATCAATAGTTATAATTCTTATTACCATGTTTACAACTAATGTATTACAGCTTTCGGTGTTTCCTACACTATTGCTTGTAACTACATTGTTTAGATTAGGTCTTAATATATCTTCAACAAGGCTTATCTTAACAGAAGCTGATGCAGGAACCATAGTTTCAGCATTTGGTGACTTTGTTATACGTGGTAATTATGTGGTAGGTATAATTATATTCCTTATCATTGTAGTAATACAGTTTATGGTTATTACAAATGGTGCAGGAAGAGTTTCAGAAGTATCAGCAAGATTTACACTTGATGCTATGCCTGGTAAACAGATGAGTATTGATGCTGATTTAAATTCAGGTATGATTGATGATGCCATGGCAAAAAAGAGAAGACAGGATCTTCAAGCTGAAGCAGATTTTTATGGAGCAATGGATGGTGCATCTAAGTTCGTAAAAGGTGATGCTATAGCAGGTATTATAGTTACAATAATAAATATTATTGGTGGAATAATTATTGGTGTAATGTTTAATGGGATGGATGCAGGAACAGCAGCTCAGACTTATACAAAGTTAACAGTAGGGGATGGGCTTGTAAGTCAGGTTCCAGCATTATTGATATCTACAGCATCGGGTATATTAGTTACACGTTCAGGTAATGATGAAACTTTTGGAGATACTGTATCAAACCAATTAACAGCATTCCCAATTGCTACAGGTATTGCAAGTGCTGTAATGTTGTTTTTAGGACTTGTTCCTAATATGCCTAAAATTCCATTCTTTGTTGCAGCTGTAGCAATGGGGGGATTAACATATCTTCTATATAAAGAAGATGCAGCAAAGCAAGTGGAAGAGGTTATAACTGAAGAAGAAGAAATAATGCAACAGGAAAGAAAAGAGCCTGAAAATGTTATGAATTTAATTTCTGTTGAAGCAATGGAAGTGGAAATTGGATATGGGCTCATACCTCTTGCAGATGAAAGCTCAGGAGGAGATTTACTTCAAAGAATTGCATCAGTTAGAAGACAGTGTGCAATTGAAATGGGAATTGTAGTTCAACCTATAAGAATAAGAGATAATCTTCAGCTTAAAACTAATGAATATATAATTAAAATAAGAGGGACAAAAGTTGTATCTTCTGAATTGATGCCAAGCATGCTTTTATGCATGGACCCAACAGGGGAAAATTCAGATTTACCAGGTATAAAAACAATTGAACCTACATTTGGTCTTCCAGCAGTATGGATAAATAAAGATCAAAGAGAAGATGCTGAAATTAAGGGGTTAACAGTAGTTGATCCTACGACAGTTATGGTAACTCATTTAACAGAAACAATTAAAAACCATTCTTATGAATTACTTGGAAGACAAGAAGTTAAACTTATTGTTGATA
This genomic interval carries:
- a CDS encoding flagellar basal body-associated FliL family protein: MAKKENDKGKEKVEGKEKGGKGLMVVLFILGLIVLGGATFGGAYLFMKTNKTVSAQEVVVENAYVDLEEFTVNLADEGGKRYFKGELSVGYDKSNKKMAEEITANTVVIRDTIIFYFKGQKADFINNINNEQKIKDDLIVAINKQLQKGKITDIRFKNMIVQ
- a CDS encoding flagellar biosynthetic protein FliO, with amino-acid sequence MDFEFLKMCIQLFIALGITLGIIFLSYKILGTKVESINNNKYVKVIERTQVTKDNAILVVKVGKKGYVMTCSGSSMERLSELSQEEINEIEENKKRYNKEIMDGYNKVVSASKNNVSKVLKNIRSKEEKHEK
- the fliP gene encoding flagellar type III secretion system pore protein FliP (The bacterial flagellar biogenesis protein FliP forms a type III secretion system (T3SS)-type pore required for flagellar assembly.) — protein: MRNKRKMLFMFAAAFCFFMIFAIKVHAAPTTTDIPQVNISFGDGSDSPKDYVTNIRLLIFFTVLALLPSIVIMVTSFTRIVVVFSFLKTAIGVTQSVPNQILTGLAIFLTFFIMQPVYSQMNTNGIQPYLENKITQEQAIDEISKPLKEFMAKETRQDDLELFIDINNVDKQSIAEAKDIPFTSLVPAFAISELRTAFEIGFLIFLPFLVIDMVVASVLMSMGMFMLPPTTVALPFKLILFVMVNGWHLLVEQLIKSFM
- a CDS encoding flagellar biosynthetic protein FliQ, translating into MSEIMLNGVVKDTIVTAIKVGAPILIVVLVLGLIISIIQATTQIQEQTLTFVPKLIATAIVGLMLGNWMLHTVVSFTNRIFDMISRISS
- a CDS encoding fused FliR family export protein/FlhB family type III secretion system protein encodes the protein MIDLAYFLGIFLIFLRISSYFVATKIFFPSGTPIMFKTGFSMILSYGIISGVDHNTVLAIDSNYMIAFYIISEVLTGLILGYITNLVFQAAKLAGSWIDIHAGFSMVTVLDPATQTSTTLMGNLFYFVSLVFFFMINGQELIVKSIYESISIVPLGHTIVYQETVMGAAETIVDFFVLGVKIALPIVLIIVMTDICLGLITRTVPTIPIMIFGMPIKNILGFITFLIIMPTMLKIIGTAIYELPDIFNKIFKLIPVVPLAFVFASDDKTEEATPKKKSDSRKKGQIARSKDVGVALTMVVCTIAVSACWNMMINGFKEVMIYFLQLPTLDNFDKLSLTGISITVIMRVAYGLLPIALPIMVGGIIASLMQTGFLITGEPLKPSFGKLNPLSGIKNMISKRSLVDLCKNLIVISIVSIIAYRYISSNYQQIISMSNIYLPSLNVEIKNLVLGIFKQICIVLIVIAAIDYFVQFKMHNQDLKMSKQEVKEEYKQQEGDPQLKGKIKQKQREMSRQRMMQSVSDATVVITNPTHLAIALKYEEGTDMEAPKVLAKGADYLALKIKSIAKENEIPIIENKPLARMMYDKVEIDSDIPPELYQGVAEILAIVMKIKK
- the flhA gene encoding flagellar biosynthesis protein FlhA → MLLGEKRLDIKSNLDVVIAFGVIGIVLMIIIPLPKIMLDLLLALNITISIVIILITMFTTNVLQLSVFPTLLLVTTLFRLGLNISSTRLILTEADAGTIVSAFGDFVIRGNYVVGIIIFLIIVVIQFMVITNGAGRVSEVSARFTLDAMPGKQMSIDADLNSGMIDDAMAKKRRQDLQAEADFYGAMDGASKFVKGDAIAGIIVTIINIIGGIIIGVMFNGMDAGTAAQTYTKLTVGDGLVSQVPALLISTASGILVTRSGNDETFGDTVSNQLTAFPIATGIASAVMLFLGLVPNMPKIPFFVAAVAMGGLTYLLYKEDAAKQVEEVITEEEEIMQQERKEPENVMNLISVEAMEVEIGYGLIPLADESSGGDLLQRIASVRRQCAIEMGIVVQPIRIRDNLQLKTNEYIIKIRGTKVVSSELMPSMLLCMDPTGENSDLPGIKTIEPTFGLPAVWINKDQREDAEIKGLTVVDPTTVMVTHLTETIKNHSYELLGRQEVKLIVDNAKEKYSAVVEELIPDLLTIGELQKVLQNLLREKVPIKDIVTIMESLADNARNTRDLEVLTEYVRFSLSRTICNTVVDENRTINVVTLDPVIEDIVANNIQKSVQGSFPTVDPDTTTRILGAIKDTVESVYFYNNQPIILVSPNIRPVFRKLIEMVFPQIMIISLNEVPNDVQINSEGVVRI